The Sorghum bicolor cultivar BTx623 chromosome 6, Sorghum_bicolor_NCBIv3, whole genome shotgun sequence genome contains the following window.
GTCCAAGACATTCTGCTATAGTCTTCTTGGCAGAAAAGAACTGAATGCTTAGCCAGGTTTCCTCGCTTGACAGAGACTTCATATAGATACattttttccatttttacagGGTGGGTTGTAAATGCTAAAGGGCTAAGCCGCCAAACTAAGGATGGAAACATCAGAGATAACTGTACTGTACTGCTCTCTTTAAGTTTCTTGGTAAGGTGTTGTTTTGTGCCGATGAGAGGAAATAGGATATAGTTTGCAGCAGAACTGGCATGGTACGGTCAACAACCAGCATGTGGAGATACAGTATCATCCACCAGTCGACACTAGATCTATACGAAAGAAAGAAAGGGGCAATGAGCCAATGACTTGGATCTGCTGCAACTGTTCATGCACTGCTTCTAGAGGGTAAGCTGAAGAGTACACACAGCTACCCGGGGGCAAGAGGGATCGTATAGATGAGGGCAAGAGGCCAAGAGCTGGTTTTCAGTTCACCCCCTGAGCCTGAGACCGACGTAGGCCACTGAGTATGACAATCTGGCCCCACTGGAAAGTCTCATAAAAGGTTGGGACCTCGTCGAATCTCTctacaccgacctaagggaccccGCTGCAAAATAACTATGGACCCCGCTGCAAAATAACTGAGGACCAACTTGTCAGTCGCAGAGGATTGCAGCAAAGTGCAAACGGCAAACACGCTGACGGCGGACAGGCTTGGCGTTTAAGAAAAGCCTTTTCTCGTCCTGACGAAAGTACTCCTACTAATCTCTTTGAAAGAGAGAGATCTGGACGCATAATAACACCGCTACAGCAACCAAATCACTGTGCAGTGTCTAATCATCTTACTTAGAAGTGAAGCCACTAATGAAACCGTTTTCTAGATGGGTAGGAAAAAGAAAATCCCACGAGTTGTTGACGAGGGGAAAAAAAATCTTAGATCGAAGAGGAGGAATCTTTCGGTGTCATGGGAAGCGAATATTCGGAGGCGCGGGCGCGGAGGGTAGGCCCGTAATTAGCAAGCAACAAGGGGGCGCTTTCCATTTCGTTCGTATCCTGTGGCCCGGTGGGCCCCCACCGCCTCCTCCCACGGAACTCAAACCCCGGACCCCGGCTGCAAAAACCACACCCTAAACCCGCACCCACAAATCCGCATCCGAAAAGTccataaaaaaaaagaacaatatCCCACCCACTCAACGGCccaaagcaagcaagcaagcaggcCAGGCCTTTGCACCAGTAGGATATTTACCCCCTTCTTCTTTTAATAATctaataaaaaaatcaaaagtgCAAGCTAATCGAGGACGGGAGATATTATTATATAACAGAAAAAAAAGGCTGAATCAAACCCGACTAGAACGACAAGACGATGAACAGGGACATGGCGGTGATTTTTACGGAAGGAAGTTACCTCGgctgcggcggtggcggcgagcAGCAGGTTCTCCATGACGACGGCTTCGCCGGCGCAGGCGtgtacggcggcggcgggcgcgggCGTCACGGTGTCCATCTGGACGGCTGCAGAGGAGGCCACGTGGGCGGGGCACAGGGAACAAGGTCCGTCAGATGGGACAGCATACCGTTGAGGAAAACTTAAAAACTGACAAGCGGTGTTTTACTTTCCCAAGGCCGGCCGGCCAAAGCCAAAGCTAAAGCAGGCAGTGTGAGAGATTTCTGTGCTGTGCCCCCCCTAATTTTAGCAAAAACCCAATCTTAGATTTGCTCGCAAGTACAACAACTGTCAGCCAAAGAACAACTCTTGGGAACTTGTTGGGGgtgaccaaaaaaaaaaagagaactgCGGATGGAACATAACAGAAAGAAACATGGGATGATGAACAAGATGGTGatactacttttttttttcagtttctCTGTCATGAAGAGAGAAGAAACTGCAATGTTTGGTACAcatgtagtagtagtagataTAAGTATCTGTTCTGCAAGGGAGATATTATTCCAtaaacatgcatatatatatatatatatatatatacaaaaaaaggTACAGACTTTGCAGGagatgaaacaaaaaaaaaactaacatgAAACAGTTGATGAAACGACAGACTAGGAGCAGGCAGCCTAGGCGTTAACAGAGGCAAAGTTGATTCAGGTTGGGTGgtcaggaggaggagcagggagGTTACCTTGTTTGCCGAGGAACGGAACAGGGGTCTGGGAGGCACAGATCTGGGGGTTTCAAGGAGGCTGCTAGTGCTCAACTAGGCCAACTCCAACTCCATGGCTGCaacgggagggagggagaggaaaGGAGGAGACTTTTcctggaggaggaggccggAGGGTAGAGAGGCGCCGGGCAGGTCGGGCACGGGCAGGAGGGGCAGGGCAGGTGGTGGGCGCAGGATCGGCCGGGCCGTGGCCGTGCCGTGTGCCTACTGATGGCTGGAGGAGGGCATATGCGTAAATCGCTGCTTTCCCCCGGGTTTGAGGAGAGATTTTGTGGACTTCAACGGTGCAATTGGAGCAAAAAAAAACTGATTTGGTTAATGGAGACGAAACAGACGGCTAGCGTTAAGAGCGGGATGGATGGGATTAATTAATCGGTGTTAATCTTGGACCGCGCCATCGCGTGGTTCTCCGCTGCTTTTCTGGCTTTCCGGTGGCCTCTCGCCTCAAGAGGCCAGACTTACCAGACGCTTTTGAGCAACTACAAGTCAGGTTCAGTttttttttcacacacacaaaaagaaaaacaaagcaAAAGTCTGTCTCGCATAGGTTAATTTTTCATCGCCGCTCAAGAGCCAAGCGCACGTCGCTAAACACGTCATTAGCGTCTCAGGTATGACGACATTAAAATCCTGTGCGTGGAGGACGGGTATGCATTGAATACCACCacgagtagtagtagtagtagtagtaggtggGAATAGACTACAGAGGACAACAGCTGTTGGAGTTAGGAGGAGCCATCGGCAAAGGAGAGTTTCTTCGGTTCACAAGGTGAAATGTGTAAAAAAGGATCTGTTTTACGTCAGGTGGAAACCCACATGTTTCCTCCTCAGAACCACCCGTTCCGGTACCGCAACAAAATCCCCAATGCCCCCGTGCGGCGACAAAAACCAACGTCAGTCTCATCTCATTCgtgcctccctccctctctcgagTCCAGACACCAAACAACGGGAGTTTCACTGAGGAAATGCCTGGAAAAGGACGCCTCACGGCCTCAGTATAGCACCAACCTTTGCGGTGCAACACTCATCGTGTCGGCAGGAAGCTACGTACTTGCTGTTGCTGGTGATAAAACGtagtaaaaaaaaaagacttgCTTGCATCAAAACCAATCAGAGAACGGCAGGGGGAAATGGGGCCGGAAACACGAGCGAGCAAGAGAGAGAAAGGTCAAAAGCGAAGGTTAGCTTCAACAAAGCTTCAGCACGAGCATCAGGCTACTTGCAGGCGGGATGCTTGGTGTAAAGAAAAGCTGGGGCAGATTAGTGGGGGCGACAGCAAATCGAGAATGGGATTCCTTTGTTCTGATGGGCTAAACAGCTTCAAGAGCAATTCATGAATTTTTCGAGTACGAATCATTCGAAACAGGGGTAGTAAAAAAAGCTCATACCTTTTCCGGTTTGTCTGAGACACCGACTGTGCTGGATAAATTATATTACGGCTCTCCTCCTTGTAGTAGCACAATAAGCCAGTGGCCCCCCAAGGAACCAAGCCAAACCGTGCCCAACTGCCCATACCCATAAATAGTTCATGCAACGCAAAGCATGACCTCTAGATTCAGATTCTGAATATTTCTGAAATGCACATAATTGAGAGATTACGAGTCCTACTTATGAATCCATGATCGTAAACAAGGGACATCGTTTATTACATATAATCAATCacgagaggggggggggggggggggatggcTGGATGGTCATCATTTCACAAATGACCTGATAGAGATCCACTATACTTAATTTAAATTGTGTCTGGAGAATCTAAAAATCAGACCAAGTCCCCTGAGATTTTAAGACTGCACTGAACAACTGATGAAAATCCTAAAGAACCAAAGGAACCTGGAGTATCAGGTCAAACATAACTCTGAAATAAGCTCAATCAAATAGGCTGCTGTATGAGAACAACGATAATATGCCCAACAGAGGCTTAAGAGAGAACATAATAAGGATGCAAACATAtatttaagtatatatatagaaaCACAATAAAATCAACATAATATATCAGCAACCGTTAGTGACAGTGTGAGACAGTCAAGCACACAAAAGCATAGATATAAAGGAATGTTGTCATTCGGTGCCAAAAACAGTGTACTAGTAGTAATTATCAAAACAAGTAGCTCTGTGGATAGTGAGGCAAAAACTAGAAAAAGAACAGTTGTTCTGTGAGGGACTTTGTTGAAGTTCAGGGGAAAAAAAGAACTGTGACCAAAAACAAATGAACAATTCTTCAGTGAGGGAAATATGGATTATGAAATCCCAGAAACTATCAATAATCAATAACCATTTAAAACTGTTAGCTATCAACTGTGGTGACAGTTCCCCACAGAAGATAATTAAAAATTAGAATGCTCTACCACCTGCAGAATTTTGGCAGGATATGGTTCTCTGCAAACTAATAGTCAGAAATTTGTCGATTATATTTTTTAACTGAAGTTGGTCAGTTTGGCACTATTGCACTACCAGTATACACTAGTTCGACGATTGTTTGTCTTGTCATTGCTAGTTTAAGGTTAATGTTCAATCCATGCTATTGAAACAGATTAAGTGAATACCAGctttattgaatctttttaggcaCTGTAGCAAATAAGGAATTGCCAACAAATGCAATTTGCAGCATGGCAAGGCATTTATCTAGATTGAGGAAGGGAAGAGGGAGGATGTGATAGCAAAGGGTCCAAAAGAGAAATGAGAAACAGAAGGTGCCTAGGCTGGCCTGGGCCATCCAGCACTTTAGAAGTCCAACCCAGGACTTGGGACTCCCCTGCCACTGCTGAACAGATGCCACCCTCTGCGCACTAGTTACCTCCAAGTGTGCTTTCTACCCTAGTGGAACTAGTATTGATTGTGTTATATGATCATCAGAAACAATACTAATTCTGTTGATGAAATAAACACAATTTCACAACACTAATACTTTCATGTCACCAAAACAAAAGGACGGTTGTATGCACAAGGATTAAAAATTATTAATATGCATCCACCTGATGGTTTCATCTTGGCCTATTCATGATTCACACGATGATTTGACACTCCAAAGGTAAGCAGCCTAGTAATCTACCAGCAGTAAGAATAAATTCTAGTAACCTAACCTTTAGTGACCTATTGAGTCTAATAAGAACATTGCAAGAACAGTCTTTTTTCATATATTCTGATTGTGCATATATGAACAGTATATCCTAACATAGCCAATTcatcatgaaaataaaaatcaaCATAAAGTGGGGTAGTTCAGAAAATGAATGCGCTAAAGTAATAGCAATCCAGTTATGAAATGTAAAGGCATGACCAGTGTCACAGTAAGGTTTACACAAGAAAGCTCCAAATGCTATGCTTCGATTTCACAAAACTTTTCAAGGTATGAACACTAATTCCCAGAGATACCATATGTCAACCATCCCTCAgaccaaaccatctcttttatggGATTATATAAACCACTTACCATTCAAGCTATTTTGCGCAGCTACTGTTAAACACTGGGAAAATTTAGAAATGAACTTAAAAGTGCAACAAAGCGCAGAGATACCATATGTCAACCATCCCTCAgaccaaaccatctcttttatggGATTATATAAACCACTTACCATTCAAGCTATTTAGGGCGGCTAATGTTAAACACTTGGCAAATTTAGAAATAAACTTAAAGTGCAACAAAGCTGCAACACATTTAAGATCTTAAATGCCGTGGTCGCCGAACCCAACATCAAAGAAGAAATTTCCAGGTTTAAGGCAAAAGCCATGAATACCCCATACCTCCAAACAGCACAGCAACTGCAGTTAAAATGTCTCCGATTGTGCCCACAAAACCATTTGACATGGTTCATAAGACCAGGTAACAGCCAACTAGTAAAAATACAGATATTTTGGTACATGAAACCCAGTACAGATCCACAAAGTACATAATGAAGTCGCGATAGCAAAACTACATATTTGGCAATAAAACGACATAATCCTTCAAGAAAGTTCCTCCTCCAAATACTGCTACAAAGGCATCTGATTCAAATCCGGTTGTAAAATTCAACAGCAGGAAGCCTTTCGCAACATTTTGGCACCAATATAGACTTAAAAGCCATCCGAATGCAAAACCACACGAACGAACCACGACCCGCAGATGCCAAACTAAGATACAAGGAAAATAATCAGATGACTGTAAGAACAAGATCAGCAAATCACAAAGAATGCATAGAGAATGAAGGAAATCAAAGCAATAGTAGTAAAGGTGGGTCATAAAACAATGTTGAGAGTTGATATACCTAGTTCTGTCAATATCCACCCTGAAAACCAGTGCCTCCAATCTGAGCACCAGGCACCTGGCCCTGCCCAGCTGCCCCAGCCTGATAACCAGCAGCACTGGCAGCGGCAGCAgctgcagtgcttgtctgggtAGTTGCTTGTCCAACCTGAAACCCAGGTGGCCCTTGAAAACCAGGAGGAGCTCCAGCTCCTTGATATGCAGCAACTGCTGCTTGAACACCTGCTGCATTAGGGAAAGCTGCACCTCCTGCTCCAAACGCCTGTGACCCAAAACCCTGAGCTCCAAAACCCGTGAGACCAGCTGTGTGTGCCTGCTGCCCCCCTGCACCCAGTGCAGCAGCAGCGAAGGCTGGGTTCATAGCAGCAAGCATGGCTGGCGTCATCCCTAGTGCAGCTGGGTTCTGCATTGCCGCTATCATGGCAAGCATTGCATTGGGTTGAGCGAATGCCTGTTGCTGTGCACCTAATCCCAGCATAGCAGCTTGTTGTGCAAAACTCATGTCAGGAACCGCAGTAGCACCATATGCTGATGCATCATATGGGCTAATGGCGGCACTGGCAGGAGCAGTCATCTgcgctgcggcggcggcagcggcggccacAGATGCAGTAGTGGGATTGGAGTTAGCATTTGTATTCGCTCCAGATGAGCCCTTGGTCCTCCCATCTATGGCTTTCTGCACATTTAGTGTCTTGCCATCAAAATTCTTCATTGGCTCCTCCAAAGCACGGCGAGCGCTCTCTGCAGACCTGTAAACAAACAATGCAAATCCCTTTGGTTTGCCAGTGTTCTTGTCAAAGCCCAACGGTCCCTCTTCAATCTCACCAAATTGTGCAAAGTACTCATATAGGCGGTCCACGTCCACATCAGCATGCACATTACCAACAAATATCTTGCGCTGCATATTATCTGGTTGCGACGACGAGGAACCAGAAGCGTTGGTGGTGGTATTGGAGCTAGAGTTGGCATTGGTGTTGGCGTTGGAGCTAGGGTTCTGAGACTGAGAAGCTGGGGGCGCGGGGCCTGAGGCGGCGAGGTGGCAGAAAGCAAGACGGCCTCCGATTTGGAGCTGGGGGCGGCTGAGGGCGCGGAGCGCAGAGCGGCGAGAGCGGAAGAGGACGAACCCGTAGCCCTTGGATCTGCCGGACTGCTTGTCGGAGATGACGCGGCAGTCctcgagctcgccgaagcgcgagAATGCGGAGCGCAAGTCCTCGGCGCCGGCGCCCCAGCCGAGGCCGTGGACGAAGAGCTTCCTGCTGGCGGGGTCGGCCTCCGCGGCGCGGCGCACGGCCGCCATCGTGGCGGGGCTCGCCTCCGCCGCCGTGCGGAGCAGCGCGACGAGCTGCTCCCGCGACAGCGGCTCGAGCAGCTTGGCGATGTCCTCGGCGTCGTCCTCATCGTCGCCGGCgccgtcgtcctcgtcctcgtcgggGGCAGTGGACTCGGGCGGGTCGTCGGTGATGGGGAAGTAGATGGTGCCGCGGGGCTTGGGCTCCGAGGACGCCGGCTCCTGGCGGTGGTTGCCTGCGGCTgcctccgcggcggcggcggactcgGCGGGATcggccttgcgcttcttcggCGCCATCGGGAAGCGAGCTAGGGTTTAGGCGCAAGCTCGCGGAGGAGATTGGGATTTCCGGACAAGACTAGTGTGGGAGAAGGAAAGGAGGTGGAATAAATACACCAGGCCTTGATTAACGGCGGCCTGGCGGCGCCGAAAAGCCCGTGAGAGTTGGGCCGAAATGTAGAATCGCTTGCTGGACGCCCTCTAGCAGCCCAAAGTTTTTTCTTCTTGCAGGCTGGCCCAGATCATTTTGGAGAGCCCACATAGCGAAGCATTCTTCGCCGAATTTAAGGCCcattagagcagccaaattgTATCGAATTTCTGTCAAATGGCTACAATTGGACTATGTTAGTAAAGGAATCACAGTAAAATGTCCTAACATCTGCAACCAAAACTAAGGACACtccctcgcagaaaaaaaaagaaagactcACAGTCATCTATACCATTATTAAGCTAATCTTAAGCTTCGTTATTATCCGAATAGAAACCACTGAACCAGTTACCCCAAAGTCTGACCAAACTGAATGAAAATCGTGCAAGCAACTAGTCAAAAAAAGCACAAGGAAATCACTAGTGAGAATTTCTCGAGTACTA
Protein-coding sequences here:
- the LOC8079548 gene encoding UBP1-associated protein 2B; amino-acid sequence: MAPKKRKADPAESAAAAEAAAGNHRQEPASSEPKPRGTIYFPITDDPPESTAPDEDEDDGAGDDEDDAEDIAKLLEPLSREQLVALLRTAAEASPATMAAVRRAAEADPASRKLFVHGLGWGAGAEDLRSAFSRFGELEDCRVISDKQSGRSKGYGFVLFRSRRSALRALSRPQLQIGGRLAFCHLAASGPAPPASQSQNPSSNANTNANSSSNTTTNASGSSSSQPDNMQRKIFVGNVHADVDVDRLYEYFAQFGEIEEGPLGFDKNTGKPKGFALFVYRSAESARRALEEPMKNFDGKTLNVQKAIDGRTKGSSGANTNANSNPTTASVAAAAAAAAQMTAPASAAISPYDASAYGATAVPDMSFAQQAAMLGLGAQQQAFAQPNAMLAMIAAMQNPAALGMTPAMLAAMNPAFAAAALGAGGQQAHTAGLTGFGAQGFGSQAFGAGGAAFPNAAGVQAAVAAYQGAGAPPGFQGPPGFQVGQATTQTSTAAAAAASAAGYQAGAAGQGQVPGAQIGGTGFQGGY